The genomic DNA cataactaaaaatttaaaaagtttgtgcattaaaaagttcattatctttagaggttaaaatagtcattttttccaTAAAAGATTGTAGCTCCTTTTAAACGCTACtaagtatgtttttttttgtcattttttaaGGTAAATGACATATTTTGCAATTTGGTATAAATATAAacgacgttttttttttttttttttttgtaatttactcttttttataatttataatatgagtgggattttgtttgtttattatgtaattttaatataaaaagAAACTTTCGTAAAAAAACTCAAGAATCGGTAAAAGTGTATAGCTTACCGTTAGCAAGTTACAATGGTTACAGGGGTCGTACTACACCAACCGAAAAAAGCTCCGTTTGTGTATGCAAAAAATATATTGCGACCCCGATCATTAAAGTCTGGTTCCGCCACCGATTATAATTAATTTGGAAGCTATGAAGAATACGAGTGCAATAATTGTAGCAAATAGAAAGGAATAGTAGGCTCACCACTACATGGCACAACCATCCATGGCCAGATCATATCTAGACACTTCTCTTCTGTCACTGAAAGTCCACGTGTGCTCTTCTTATTGGTTGACCGCCAGTTTTTTGCAATTATTAATATATGATAAGAAAATTCCAAATATTAAATGATAAGAAAAATCCAAATATTATAAGATCTGGTTCACATGTTCAAATTTTTTCTGGAGATCATAAAGCAGATatgttatttttctttttgaaCGGCATGAAGCATGAATGTAATTGATTAATCTccatgtttttattattttaacaattaagtttatatattattaatctccatgtttttattattttaacaattaagtttatatatttttaaagtcTATCCTAGTATTTTAATTCATCGAATAAAGTAGTGATTAAAATCCATCGTTCAAAATTTATATAAAATCCATCGTTCAAAATTACATAAGAACATGGACATAAATCAGGGGCGGACCTAAAATTTAAGGTGGGGGTGGCGGACGCCCCTCCTAAAAGGAAATTCTGGTGttatattttagaaaaaaaaatgtcGATTGTCCCCCTAAAAGTTTGGTTACGCCCTCCGTATGCCTCCATATAGAGTATTGTATATTTAAAGTTAAAGGAGAAGGAATGGTGTTATTGAAGGTTTTCCGGCAagcgatggtgagaccattgggTGTGGGGAACGGCAGTGGGCCGTCCCACCCCTTTAGGCTCGTCAAACACTGCCCCCTTGGGGCCCGGCATGGCTTTTCCGTCCGAATTTGGACGTTGGAGACGGGCCTTTATTTTGAATGGGGTGGGCCCTTGAAACGGTAACTtgcaacatttaaaaaaaaaaaaattaccccACCACTATAAATTCAACCCCTTTTCACCCCACTTTTTTACAAAACTACTCCCACTTTTCtctcatttttataaaaaaaacctctCCCAACCTTTAAAAAAATTATGGATCCCTACAACCTATATAATCCCAACTCAAGTTCACACCCGTTTTCGTCATCCGGCTACACACCCGTAATGGACAACGCTTTTGCCGGTTACCAACAAATGCCAAACGCTTTCAACCAATACCCGTTCAACCCAATGCAAATGCAACCTAACATGCCGTTCAACCCATATCAAATGCAACAACCCAACATGCCGTTCAACCCATATCAAATGCAACAACCCAACATGCCACAAGCACCTCAAACACAAATCGaggaacaagatgatgagatagaGGTTGTGCCAGAAACACAACCTGAACcttcaaaaaagaaaaataaaaagggaaAGGGTAAAAAGGAAGACGCACCGGGCAAACAAATGCAACAATGGACAAAAATTGAGGAAGAGGCGTTGGCGAAAGCATATATTAACTCTTCAACGTCTCCTATAGTCGGTAAAATATTATTATTCTTATATTACTattgttattaaatattatttgtacattatatttttattgttattattaaatattatttgtatatttttattgTTGTTTGTTAAATATTTTTTCGTATACTATATTTTTCTtacaaaatattattattattgttactaACTTGTAGGTAACAATCAACTAAGCGATTCGTTTTGGCAAGAAGCCCTTGATATATTCCACGGGCTTATGGAACAAGGCGAGTACAGAACCATTGATTCTATCAGCTCGAAGTGGCGCAAGATGAATACGTTGATCAACCGCTTTTGTGGGTTTTATAACACAACGCGCGCCAACAAACCGAGTGGGTGGAACCGCGAAAATGTTTTCAATGAAGCGGTGCGTTTATACGAAAATGAGAGCAAAGCTCCTTTCCCACATGTCCGTGCTTGGCTAGTTGTAAAGGATCACCCAAAATGGAAGGGATGTCAAAATGAGGTTGCACAAGCGAAACGAGCAACGAAACGGTCTAAAACTTCCGAGTCAGGAAGTTATAGCGTTGGAGGCTCAACCGGTCGTTGCCAAATAAATATCAACGACGAGCCCGACTATGAGGAGGAGCCGATTGAAGATGGAGAACGTCCCCCAGGAAGGgacaaaagtaaaaaaaatagcGGCTGAAAAAAGGAAACAAGCCGCATCAGGAAGTGATGGTGGTTCGAGGTTGGAAGGTGTTATGGCGGAGTTAAAATCATTCAAGGAAATCTTTAACGACAGGCAAACCGAGAAggtaaatattaaaaaaaactagcCGAGGAGAAGCTAAAAAGCAACAAGAAGCGCAGGAGTTAGAGAAATGGAAAATAATGACCACCGACCTTAGCTCCTATCCACCGGAAGACCGTCCCATTTTACAAATGATGAAGGACAAAATTAGGAAAAAATGGAGTGGGGGGAGTGTAGTTTTAATTTAAATGTAACTTTAGGTTatttttaagtgtgttttttttaatttaaatgtaactttaggttttttttacgtgtgttttttttatttaatgtaaCTTTAGgttgttttttttaggttttatttaaatgtaacttttttatttttatttactttgtttttattaattaattaaatcaaataaataataataataaaaaaatgaaggAGGAGCATCCCCACACCCTTGGATAGTCTCCAAGGGGAGGGTCCTTCTCCTTTGTCTACATGGCGCTTATGTGAAGGATACTCCTTTGGAGACTATCCTCCCCCATACTCAATGGTCTGATAAAGTTGCAATTTCAGTGAAGtactaaaaaataatatattcttattcacaaaaaaaaaacctgaCAAGCTCAGGCCCTATGCGTATGTTTCAAAATAGTTGCATGCTTGTCTTAGTTTCTATTTCAAATTATATTAAAATTTATAAAGAAGCAACAATTTTTATGCATACATGTGCTGTAAGTTTGGGTTacggtgtttttcaaaaaaaaaatttttttttctttttaatcctaaagttttaatctttgacaatctaaatttaaatttttaatctttgtttcctttttaacactaaagttttaatctttgacaatttaagtttaaagttttaatctttggtaatttaacccctttggttaatttgatttttcacttctaattcaaaaatttccatcttatacaatttaacccctttgattaagtTGATTTTTCAcgtctaattcaaaagttttcatattttgcgatttaaccactttgatttttttttacttatgtgttgtaatcttggctttgggggtttttcaaagaaaaaatagttatgcatatggttgttgtaaccttggctttaggggtttttcaaaaaaaattgatttttttacttttgacCTAAAAGtgtttcataaattacttttaagtcaaaactatttgtttttttacttttaacacaaaactttttatgttttgcAATCTattctcacaactttttttactttcaactttgatcctatatagttttcattttttcgcaaattttttcgctttatgcttcgttctaaattttgtgacttaacacatcgcaacgtgcgtctttagtttaacgtttttacgtttcgttctaaattttgcgagttaacacgatgcaacgtgcgtgtatgggtgaacgttttacatcgtctattttttcccgtttgcgGGTTCAACATAATGTGcacgtcctaaatcgacttagttataactaaagaatctccgccgcattgcggcgggtcgtaattcaaGTATATACTAACTTGCAAGATTGTGTTGCATTGAAACTTGTAACCTTACCATTTATGGTTGTACccagtttgttttcatttttcttttttttttctttagtttATCTTTTACTTTGAACTCCTAAACTTTTACATCTTTTACTATTTAATCtaggctgcaaacgaaccaaacgttcgacGAACAGCTCGTTAACCGTTCGGCGGGaggttcgtttatgttcgtgcgCTTATTAAacaacgaacacgaacaagaaattttgtccgtttagttaaatgaacaaacatgaacagaggtcgtgttcgttcgtttatgttcgtgaacgttcggtaacgtgttcgtttgtgttcgatagttcattagtgtttttagtttttatatttatttaaatactttaaaattccgacaaattaaatatctaataagtgtcagtgtattatatattttgttcatgaacgattgtttgtgttcgtttgttttcatttgtgttcatgaacattaagttgtgctcatttgtgttcgtcaacattcatttttgttcgttgcctaaaattaacaaacaaacacgaacaagttcatttccttaacaaacgaacatgaacaaaaaatctcgttcgataagtgttcatgaacggctcgtgaacacatatatttcttaacaaatgaacacaaacaagttcttgttcgtgttcgttcggtccTTTGCAGCCCTAATTTAACCTCAACATTTCACTTTCAACTTGGGTCCctatacatttcaacttttacaAATATTCGTTTTATATTTTTGTCTAAATCTTGCGAGCTAACAAGTCGCAATGTGCATGTGttgttcaacgtttttacgtctattttttccGGTTTAACGGCCACGTGGCAACGCGCAGGTCATACATCGACTTAGttattgttttctatgttttatatTTCACGTGTGTGGTTTAATTACACATAAATTGTAAAAATGTGTAAGCCTTTCTGACATCTAAGGTTATGCATACACTACTAAAAAATTGCTACTATTTTCATGTTAATCTCTGTGGGAAATCCATGGGTAACTGCAGTTACTCACAGATTTCCCACGAAAATGGGCTGTAGGAGTTCTATTCGTGGGTAATCTTTTTTTGACGCATTTCCTACGAATTTTCCTACTCCTTTCCCACACAAATGTTTCGTTAGAATTCTCCTACTTATTTCTCACGTAATTCATTTTCTTAACTTTCTTACGCATTTCACAcagaatatttattttttaaaattttgtgcTTAAATCaattgtatttatatttattatataatatttaatatattttaattttcttACACAATTCATACGAATTTTTTTTCTTCGTACACAATTACAACGGAATGTATTCGTTTTCCTACACAGTTCCTACGTAAATATTTTTTCCCTACACATTTCAACTGAATGTATTCATTTTCGTATGCATTTCCTacaaaattagtttttttttcctaCACAATTCTAACGGAATATATTCGTTTTTCCTACGCAATTCGACAAAATTGGTTTTTTTTCCTACACAATTCTAACATAA from Helianthus annuus cultivar XRQ/B chromosome 7, HanXRQr2.0-SUNRISE, whole genome shotgun sequence includes the following:
- the LOC110891801 gene encoding uncharacterized protein LOC110891801, whose translation is MQMQPNMPFNPYQMQQPNMPFNPYQMQQPNMPQAPQTQIEEQDDEIEVVPETQPEPSKKKNKKGKGKKEDAPGKQMQQWTKIEEEALAKAYINSSTSPIVGNNQLSDSFWQEALDIFHGLMEQGEYRTIDSISSKWRKMNTLINRFCGFYNTTRANKPSGWNRENVFNEAVRLYENESKAPFPHVRAWLVVKDHPKWKGCQNEVAQAKRATKRSKTSESGSYSVGGSTGRCQININDEPDYEEEPIEDGERPPGRDKSKKNSG